One Fibrobacter sp. UWB2 DNA window includes the following coding sequences:
- a CDS encoding ATP-binding protein, with product MEKLIVGRLKEKALFEECAQSGKPEFITVYGRRRIGKTFLIREYFNDKFDFYCTGSYGASKEEQLSRFCQKIAEYSKSFVPAVSSWDEAFTLLQNYLGSIKGRPITVFIDELPWLDTPRSKFLNAFEYFWNSWGSRQDNLKLIVCGSATSWMTNKLLGNKGGLHNRVTRRIHLSAFTLKETEDFIKSRGMPYSRQQVFETYMCLGGTPFYLDMLKKGLSTTQNIDELFFAPNAPLAEEYGFLFKSLFNDSTMYKRIVELLAKKTIGMTRSEIVAALKISDSGVLTEVLENLENCDFIRSYAAFGKKAKDIMYQLVDLYSLFYLRYAKNYRGGDKNRWSNMIDSPSRRAWSGYAFEQVCLNHIDQIKQKLGISGIQSDVCSWRYKGDKDSQGAQIDLLIDRRDQVINLCEMKYSSKPYEITSTYMEYLKQRRETFREVTKTRKSLYLTLVTPCGLAKNAAWNEIQNELTLDDLF from the coding sequence ATGGAAAAGCTCATTGTCGGAAGGTTAAAGGAAAAGGCTCTTTTTGAAGAATGCGCGCAATCAGGAAAGCCCGAATTCATTACAGTCTATGGCCGACGTCGCATCGGAAAAACATTCTTGATTCGCGAATACTTCAACGACAAGTTCGACTTTTATTGCACCGGGTCGTATGGAGCAAGCAAAGAAGAACAGCTGAGCCGATTCTGCCAAAAGATTGCGGAATATTCCAAGAGTTTCGTTCCGGCCGTAAGTTCTTGGGACGAGGCATTCACCTTACTACAAAACTATTTAGGAAGCATCAAAGGGCGCCCCATAACAGTCTTTATAGACGAACTCCCTTGGCTGGACACCCCTCGTTCAAAATTCTTGAACGCATTCGAATATTTCTGGAACAGCTGGGGTTCCCGACAAGACAATCTCAAACTAATCGTATGTGGATCCGCAACTTCGTGGATGACAAACAAACTCCTCGGCAACAAGGGAGGTCTCCACAACCGCGTTACAAGGAGAATCCACCTCTCAGCATTTACTCTTAAAGAAACCGAAGACTTTATAAAGTCCAGAGGAATGCCTTATTCAAGGCAACAAGTTTTTGAGACATACATGTGCCTTGGCGGCACGCCGTTCTACTTGGATATGCTGAAAAAAGGTCTCAGTACAACGCAAAATATAGACGAACTATTTTTCGCACCCAACGCTCCCCTTGCCGAAGAATACGGATTCCTATTCAAGTCCTTGTTTAACGATTCAACGATGTATAAGCGAATCGTTGAATTGCTCGCAAAAAAGACTATTGGGATGACTCGTTCTGAAATTGTAGCCGCACTAAAAATTTCTGATAGCGGTGTGCTAACGGAAGTTTTAGAAAACCTTGAAAATTGCGACTTTATCCGTAGCTATGCAGCCTTCGGAAAAAAAGCAAAAGACATCATGTACCAACTCGTAGATCTCTATTCACTATTTTATCTACGCTATGCCAAAAATTACCGTGGTGGAGACAAAAACAGATGGAGCAACATGATTGATTCACCAAGTCGCAGAGCATGGAGCGGCTACGCCTTTGAGCAAGTCTGTTTAAATCACATCGACCAAATCAAGCAAAAACTTGGCATTTCAGGAATCCAAAGCGATGTATGTTCTTGGCGTTACAAAGGCGACAAAGATTCGCAAGGAGCACAAATCGACCTGCTAATCGACCGTCGCGACCAAGTCATCAATCTCTGCGAAATGAAATATTCTAGCAAGCCTTACGAAATCACCTCTACGTATATGGAATATTTAAAACAACGCCGCGAGACATTCCGCGAAGTCACAAAGACCCGCAAGTCGCTTTACTTGACACTTGTAACGCCATGCGGCCTCGCGAAGAACGCTGCATGGAACGAAATTCAAAACGAGTTGACGTTAGACGATTTATTCTAG
- a CDS encoding PP2C family serine/threonine-protein phosphatase, translating to MFCFGKKFVCGASVKGPSHVLHGIVNQDAFLYLKKRKYSLFVVSDGMGSKPYSDLGSKMACMSVAKEIELFVKNKHSSYPISQLFENVVEQWKKSVLPHDVKECSATCLFVFATKTKILTARLGDGMICLLGKESSQSVALTDDKDGSFSNATCSLSDSSAVREFKYAIYDRSLFKGVVLSTDGISADMNSGKELPFAEDIFCELKKMFFWKRNAFLRNMMEKWPVPHHTDDKTIVVAGL from the coding sequence ATGTTTTGCTTTGGAAAAAAATTTGTATGTGGCGCAAGCGTTAAGGGGCCGTCCCATGTGTTGCATGGAATTGTCAATCAAGATGCGTTCTTGTACCTGAAAAAAAGAAAGTATTCTCTCTTCGTTGTTTCTGATGGTATGGGGAGCAAGCCTTATTCTGATTTAGGTTCAAAGATGGCGTGCATGTCTGTGGCCAAGGAAATTGAGCTCTTTGTAAAAAACAAGCATTCGTCTTATCCGATTTCTCAGTTGTTTGAGAATGTTGTTGAACAATGGAAAAAGTCGGTTTTGCCTCACGATGTAAAAGAATGCTCTGCAACATGCCTTTTTGTATTTGCAACGAAAACAAAAATATTGACCGCAAGACTTGGAGATGGCATGATTTGCCTATTGGGCAAGGAGTCTTCTCAAAGTGTTGCACTGACGGATGACAAGGATGGTTCATTTTCTAATGCGACTTGCTCGTTGTCGGATTCTTCTGCGGTGCGGGAATTTAAGTATGCCATTTATGATAGGTCTTTGTTTAAAGGGGTTGTGTTGTCGACGGATGGAATATCCGCAGATATGAATTCTGGGAAGGAACTTCCATTTGCGGAAGATATTTTCTGCGAATTGAAGAAAATGTTCTTTTGGAAGCGAAACGCTTTTTTGCGGAATATGATGGAAAAATGGCCTGTTCCGCACCATACCGATGACAAAACTATTGTTGTAGCGGGGCTGTAA
- a CDS encoding histidine triad nucleotide-binding protein: MSENCLFCKIIKGEIPSKKIYEDDDVFAFYDIAPQAPVHFLVVPKRHIATIMDMKPEDCELVGKMLYRAQLIAKDLGLEEGGARFVFNCKADAGQTVFHIHLHVVGGQEMGWPPFPAK, encoded by the coding sequence ATGAGTGAAAATTGTCTTTTCTGCAAAATCATCAAGGGTGAAATCCCTTCCAAGAAAATCTACGAAGACGACGATGTGTTCGCCTTCTATGACATCGCCCCGCAAGCTCCGGTACACTTTTTGGTCGTGCCGAAGCGCCACATTGCAACCATCATGGACATGAAGCCGGAAGATTGCGAACTCGTGGGTAAGATGCTTTACCGCGCACAGCTCATCGCGAAAGACCTCGGCCTCGAAGAAGGCGGCGCACGCTTTGTGTTCAACTGCAAGGCTGACGCCGGTCAGACGGTGTTCCACATCCACCTGCACGTCGTTGGCGGACAGGAAATGGGCTGGCCTCCGTTCCCAGCGAAGTAA
- a CDS encoding PP2C family protein-serine/threonine phosphatase: MNTSRHTKIRSVTVLVVAALLLELTTAVQYISTRRAITAQIKEMAKHDLTSANRIIEVKEIAESAIAAVLPEVERLVDTQQQDSLHMALQRVVANHPEIVGVDFAYRVGSDGLRDGYFTFRDDATNEIKDTVIGFDYTERTWYREGLHGTGSWSEPYMSRYYVALMSTFSRPVHDPQGRVVAVIGADVPMRELSSMAVQLYDNQQRSLIPVIILQLVGLFVLGFIMYRSIISVRKLSKVSAEKDLINRELGIANAIQTAMLPPPLPESEFLNIVGSQVPAKQVGGDFYDYFVRDGKLFFNIGDVCGKGIPAALVMSMTQAVFRTIATKVDDPSHIVMGMNTMASRGNTTGMFATLFVGVLDLATGRLSYCNAGHEKPIIITGRNMRYLDVTANIPIGVIEEKKYNIQESVIAAGDMILLYTDGLTEAMNANGKLFGLKRVEKTICGGGKTGGNSELSAFAEPQQLLDTMSHAVSEFVNGAEQSDDLTMLVIKYKG, encoded by the coding sequence ATGAACACATCCCGCCATACAAAAATACGGAGCGTTACGGTCCTCGTAGTTGCTGCATTGTTGCTTGAACTGACGACCGCAGTGCAGTACATTTCTACACGCCGTGCCATTACCGCACAAATTAAGGAAATGGCCAAGCACGATCTTACCTCTGCAAACCGAATCATTGAAGTCAAGGAAATTGCAGAATCTGCCATTGCGGCTGTGCTGCCGGAAGTGGAGCGCCTTGTCGATACACAACAGCAAGATTCGTTGCACATGGCGTTGCAACGAGTGGTTGCGAACCATCCTGAAATTGTCGGCGTCGATTTTGCCTATCGTGTGGGGAGTGATGGCCTTCGCGATGGGTATTTTACGTTTAGGGACGATGCAACCAACGAAATAAAAGACACCGTGATAGGATTTGACTATACGGAACGCACTTGGTACCGCGAGGGCTTGCATGGCACAGGTTCCTGGAGCGAACCGTACATGAGCCGCTATTACGTGGCGCTGATGTCTACATTCTCGCGGCCAGTCCACGATCCTCAAGGACGTGTCGTTGCCGTTATTGGCGCCGACGTCCCGATGCGAGAACTCTCTTCGATGGCTGTGCAGCTGTACGATAACCAACAGCGCTCGCTTATCCCTGTCATCATTCTTCAGCTTGTCGGCCTCTTTGTGCTTGGCTTTATCATGTACCGCAGCATCATCAGCGTCCGTAAGTTAAGCAAAGTCAGTGCCGAAAAAGACCTGATTAACAGGGAACTTGGCATTGCAAATGCGATCCAGACGGCGATGCTTCCGCCACCGCTGCCCGAAAGCGAATTCCTGAATATCGTTGGTAGTCAGGTCCCGGCAAAACAGGTGGGTGGCGATTTTTATGATTATTTTGTGCGTGATGGAAAGCTGTTCTTCAATATCGGTGACGTCTGCGGCAAGGGAATCCCGGCGGCACTTGTCATGTCGATGACGCAGGCCGTGTTCCGCACGATTGCAACTAAAGTCGATGATCCATCTCACATTGTGATGGGAATGAACACGATGGCCAGTCGTGGAAATACGACGGGAATGTTTGCAACGCTTTTTGTTGGTGTGCTAGACCTTGCAACGGGGCGCCTGAGCTACTGCAATGCCGGCCATGAAAAGCCCATTATCATTACTGGACGTAATATGCGATATCTCGATGTTACCGCAAATATCCCTATCGGGGTCATAGAAGAAAAAAAATACAATATCCAGGAATCGGTCATCGCTGCGGGCGATATGATCTTGCTCTATACGGATGGCCTCACCGAAGCGATGAACGCAAATGGAAAGCTGTTTGGATTGAAGCGCGTTGAAAAAACGATTTGTGGGGGTGGAAAAACTGGAGGCAATAGTGAACTCTCCGCATTTGCGGAACCGCAGCAACTGCTGGATACGATGTCACATGCGGTGTCCGAGTTTGTGAATGGCGCGGAACAGAGCGACGACCTCACCATGCTTGTGATAAAGTACAAAGGATAA
- a CDS encoding AAA domain-containing protein — protein MMNVNHIETVPFYENIEAKVVVDKDASCIKVGSFTVVPNPIHHNYIIRTKDRAVEFDFKNKQDKENVDFCFRRKQAHICEVKSVSKDGEFIFDFYVFAGAVVEFGDVAILAEMEKFGKLQDKKGKDVEEFRKRLAEDCMVMLDGESYFIMQGDSETPNDEQEENADDSDEPEKTEIGSAFSILCSHFGKCFAIKVQQKNLTSTGTEKYFTVTGTALRKNIRPACNFHLVKANISFSDQKTKASEYNLEKLKNLIEKSGSYLKAWREYTAARGNRILEQARKFGVLHYERCTPVSEDCIKLYFKENISKKMKESSVEEAVLCFNNVAQPLFMQDIKCDFLEYCEKKSLAAKERKAIEANENQAKKKVVQEEVVCDVADYEGNWIQLTLPTDKNAPTISNIPQKGCIWMSMTGEESQINRQQDAWDMISTGRAGINFLGNILEGSFDFMSFGKNPSKMHISNRVQEKIFRNPPTDRQLEAIDVALTTPEIALVQGPPGTGKTTVITAVLELLNEMQDKRGVTAGRVLATSYQHDAVENMIERIRINSLPTWKYGKRRDAHGSYNEHIDSWCKEIEERVLSLHPNIEISHSEEIFADKIAEYRISPLPENKESLLEYVALLPVSEKLASEARNLLLRKDKAISSVDKALFRKILSIRTSEKTYSDDGQKRVEELYFALESIWLPRHQEWESFLMDLVVGNASPSTEQLQKLAELKSILLEEFSPRPAYFAFEVDDEVMSLCNKVVVFLMSLHSKKSKKDQIIADWVDALRSGHQAFARTLKECDYVYAATSQQSVGKDITKQKKSVEQANSSYIKLYDTVIVDEAARATPPDLLIPMCKAVKRIILVGDHRQLPQLVDDDLCNDVYEKTQQEMESKKDSTSESSENVNDAYENAFKLSLFELLFKKLKELEEKDGIKRTITLDKQFRTHPVLGHFCSRLFYEPYGEGYESPRPASDFEHNLPGIENKAAVWIDVPKECGREEKHGTSRIRDCEAECIVETMMNFVRSQNHLAKEKKMSFGIITFYSAQRNLILQKLGRYKKELKDSVTYKVGTVDAFQGMEFDVVFLSVVRSTGAIDFLTPNRLCVSMSRQKKVLIAVGSKDFVTSEKARAQKVPALAEFYDLCNGKNDEGYGVVLTWKK, from the coding sequence ATGATGAATGTAAATCATATTGAAACTGTTCCGTTTTATGAGAATATTGAAGCAAAGGTTGTTGTTGATAAAGATGCTTCATGCATAAAAGTAGGCTCTTTTACAGTCGTGCCGAATCCCATTCATCATAACTATATTATCCGGACGAAAGATCGGGCTGTTGAATTTGATTTCAAGAATAAGCAGGACAAAGAAAATGTGGATTTCTGCTTCCGCAGAAAACAAGCGCATATATGCGAAGTAAAGTCGGTCTCCAAAGACGGTGAATTTATTTTTGATTTTTATGTGTTTGCGGGGGCTGTTGTAGAATTTGGCGATGTTGCTATTCTTGCAGAAATGGAAAAATTTGGCAAACTGCAGGATAAAAAAGGCAAAGATGTTGAAGAATTCCGAAAGAGGCTTGCTGAAGATTGCATGGTGATGCTTGATGGTGAATCTTATTTTATCATGCAAGGGGATTCCGAAACTCCAAATGATGAACAGGAGGAGAATGCCGATGATTCAGATGAACCGGAAAAAACAGAAATTGGTAGCGCTTTTTCAATTCTGTGCAGTCATTTTGGTAAATGTTTTGCTATAAAGGTGCAACAGAAAAATTTAACCTCAACCGGAACTGAAAAATATTTTACGGTAACCGGTACGGCTTTGCGTAAAAATATTCGCCCCGCTTGCAATTTTCACTTGGTAAAGGCGAACATCTCTTTTTCGGATCAGAAAACAAAGGCTTCTGAATACAATCTTGAAAAGCTTAAAAATCTGATTGAAAAAAGCGGCAGTTATTTAAAGGCTTGGCGCGAATATACTGCGGCTCGTGGAAATCGTATTCTTGAACAGGCTCGAAAGTTCGGCGTATTGCATTATGAACGTTGCACTCCTGTTTCTGAAGACTGCATAAAGCTTTATTTTAAGGAAAATATTTCTAAAAAAATGAAGGAATCTTCGGTCGAAGAAGCGGTCCTTTGCTTCAATAATGTGGCACAGCCTCTTTTTATGCAGGATATAAAATGTGATTTCCTTGAATATTGCGAAAAGAAGAGTCTCGCTGCGAAGGAACGCAAGGCGATAGAAGCAAATGAGAATCAAGCAAAAAAGAAAGTAGTTCAAGAAGAAGTTGTATGTGATGTTGCCGATTATGAAGGTAATTGGATTCAACTTACGCTCCCGACGGATAAAAATGCTCCGACAATTTCAAACATTCCTCAGAAAGGCTGTATTTGGATGTCCATGACTGGCGAAGAGAGCCAAATCAATCGACAGCAGGATGCCTGGGATATGATATCTACGGGACGTGCGGGCATCAATTTTTTGGGAAATATTTTGGAAGGCAGTTTTGATTTTATGTCATTTGGTAAGAATCCTTCCAAGATGCATATTTCAAATCGTGTGCAAGAGAAAATATTTAGGAATCCGCCAACAGATCGACAGCTTGAAGCGATTGACGTGGCTCTGACTACTCCTGAAATTGCTCTTGTGCAGGGGCCTCCTGGCACTGGCAAGACTACAGTCATTACGGCTGTTCTTGAACTTTTGAATGAAATGCAGGATAAACGCGGTGTCACTGCGGGTCGTGTCCTTGCAACGTCGTATCAGCATGACGCTGTAGAAAACATGATTGAGCGAATTCGCATCAATTCCCTGCCGACTTGGAAATATGGAAAGCGTCGTGACGCTCATGGGAGCTACAACGAACATATAGATTCCTGGTGTAAGGAAATTGAAGAAAGAGTCCTTTCGCTTCATCCGAATATTGAAATTTCTCATAGCGAAGAAATCTTTGCAGATAAAATTGCCGAATATAGAATATCTCCGTTACCAGAAAATAAAGAGAGCTTGCTTGAATATGTTGCTTTGCTCCCTGTGTCAGAAAAGCTTGCTTCTGAAGCGAGAAATCTCTTGTTGCGAAAAGATAAGGCTATTTCTTCTGTGGATAAGGCTTTATTTAGAAAAATCCTTTCCATCAGAACTTCTGAAAAAACGTATTCTGATGATGGACAAAAGCGTGTAGAAGAATTGTATTTTGCGCTTGAAAGTATTTGGCTGCCTAGGCATCAAGAATGGGAATCGTTTTTAATGGATTTGGTTGTTGGAAACGCATCGCCATCGACAGAACAACTTCAAAAACTTGCTGAATTGAAATCAATTTTGCTTGAGGAATTTTCCCCAAGACCTGCATATTTTGCTTTTGAGGTTGATGACGAGGTTATGTCCTTATGCAATAAGGTTGTCGTTTTCTTGATGTCGCTCCATAGCAAAAAAAGTAAAAAGGATCAGATTATTGCAGATTGGGTAGACGCTCTTCGTTCGGGGCATCAGGCGTTTGCCCGAACATTGAAGGAATGTGATTATGTTTATGCAGCGACAAGCCAGCAGTCTGTTGGAAAGGATATAACGAAGCAAAAAAAATCTGTTGAACAGGCGAATAGTTCCTATATCAAATTGTATGATACCGTTATTGTGGATGAAGCGGCTAGAGCGACTCCTCCCGATTTGCTTATCCCGATGTGCAAAGCTGTAAAACGTATTATTCTTGTGGGTGACCATAGGCAATTGCCGCAACTCGTTGATGACGACCTTTGCAATGATGTTTATGAAAAAACGCAACAGGAAATGGAATCCAAGAAAGATTCCACTTCGGAGTCGTCAGAAAATGTGAATGACGCTTACGAGAATGCTTTCAAGTTAAGCCTTTTTGAGCTATTGTTCAAGAAACTCAAGGAATTAGAGGAAAAGGATGGCATAAAGCGGACGATTACATTGGATAAACAGTTCCGTACTCATCCTGTTTTAGGACATTTCTGTTCCCGTCTTTTCTATGAGCCTTATGGCGAAGGATACGAATCTCCAAGACCGGCGAGCGACTTTGAACACAATCTTCCTGGGATTGAAAATAAGGCTGCGGTTTGGATTGATGTTCCTAAAGAATGCGGTAGAGAAGAAAAGCATGGAACGAGCCGAATTCGTGATTGCGAAGCCGAGTGTATAGTCGAGACTATGATGAATTTTGTACGGAGTCAGAATCATCTTGCTAAAGAAAAGAAAATGAGCTTTGGTATCATTACGTTCTATAGCGCTCAGCGAAATCTCATTCTGCAAAAGCTTGGACGTTATAAAAAGGAATTGAAAGATTCTGTGACTTACAAGGTTGGAACTGTTGATGCTTTCCAGGGAATGGAATTTGATGTCGTCTTTCTTTCGGTTGTGCGTTCTACAGGGGCTATTGATTTTCTTACTCCCAATAGACTTTGCGTCAGTATGTCTCGTCAGAAAAAAGTCCTTATTGCTGTTGGAAGTAAAGATTTTGTGACATCTGAAAAGGCGAGGGCTCAAAAGGTGCCTGCTTTGGCTGAATTTTATGATTTGTGCAATGGAAAAAATGACGAAGGTTATGGAGTGGTCTTGACATGGAAAAAATAA
- a CDS encoding lysophospholipid acyltransferase family protein, with product MIFFGKILAAVFACGAYVVLRLTGWKHKTVLANAKHVASPVNYDELLLNLTRHASELLFRFGTFKKLPHDFTAYPCCVDGWDFALDEAAIPVLEKMRSGGIFLTAHYGNYEAMGPWLCRLEIPLVASYIPVKPKWLNNILERKIRAVNGLSYSVDARTPRDFIRILNEGNLFCLLSDQDSRIPSALSGTLLGQPVNVNPLPDFLLRHRPQTPVFICWMEERGASPKDESLEHSSSKKVRVLHAVEVGGVQSKVAEKFNKWLEERICENPNLWYSFTHRRFYSQSPEIYGG from the coding sequence ATGATTTTCTTTGGTAAAATATTGGCGGCGGTTTTTGCGTGCGGTGCTTACGTGGTGCTTCGGCTTACGGGCTGGAAGCATAAAACCGTATTAGCTAATGCAAAGCATGTGGCTTCACCCGTCAACTACGATGAACTTTTGCTTAACTTGACGCGTCATGCGAGCGAACTCTTGTTTCGTTTCGGGACTTTCAAGAAGTTGCCGCATGATTTTACCGCATACCCGTGCTGTGTGGATGGCTGGGACTTTGCACTTGACGAGGCGGCTATTCCGGTGCTCGAAAAAATGCGGAGCGGCGGAATCTTCTTGACCGCGCATTACGGCAATTACGAAGCGATGGGGCCGTGGCTTTGCCGCCTTGAAATCCCACTTGTCGCAAGTTATATACCCGTGAAGCCCAAGTGGCTTAATAACATTCTTGAACGCAAAATCCGTGCGGTCAATGGCCTGAGTTATTCCGTGGATGCCCGGACACCTCGCGACTTTATACGCATCTTGAACGAAGGCAATCTTTTCTGCTTGCTTTCCGATCAGGATTCCCGCATTCCGAGCGCACTTTCGGGAACGCTCTTGGGGCAACCCGTAAATGTGAATCCGCTGCCGGACTTTTTGCTCAGGCATCGTCCGCAAACACCTGTGTTTATTTGCTGGATGGAGGAACGCGGCGCATCTCCGAAAGATGAATCTCTAGAACACTCGTCTTCAAAAAAAGTTCGCGTGCTCCACGCTGTCGAGGTGGGAGGCGTGCAGTCCAAAGTCGCCGAAAAATTTAACAAGTGGCTCGAAGAGCGCATCTGCGAAAATCCGAATCTCTGGTACAGCTTCACGCACCGTCGATTCTACAGCCAGTCGCCAGAAATCTATGGAGGGTAA
- a CDS encoding VWA domain-containing protein, whose translation MAFDPSKYTVAKARPLPVILLLDRSCSMSGNKINQLNASVNEMIESFKTAGQGEVDINVAVISFGVGGATYDVPLQPAKNIESLLCLNANGNTPMGAALRMAKDMLEDKSIIPSSGYRPAVVLVSDGEPNDDWKDAMQAFIGSGRSSKCERFAMAIGTTEADDVLNKFLSGTENKVFRADQATQIRDFFKFVTMSVSVRSRSQNPNALLPAASNTPARLEDLAKEFGLDL comes from the coding sequence ATGGCATTTGATCCTTCTAAGTATACCGTTGCCAAAGCTCGCCCGCTTCCTGTGATTCTGCTGCTTGATCGCAGTTGTAGTATGTCCGGCAACAAAATCAACCAGCTCAATGCATCGGTCAACGAAATGATCGAATCTTTTAAGACGGCTGGTCAGGGTGAGGTTGATATCAATGTTGCCGTTATCAGTTTTGGTGTGGGCGGAGCTACTTACGATGTCCCGCTGCAGCCTGCAAAGAATATTGAAAGTCTTTTGTGTTTGAACGCAAATGGCAACACTCCGATGGGTGCCGCTCTTCGCATGGCGAAGGATATGCTTGAAGACAAGTCTATTATCCCTTCTAGCGGTTACCGCCCTGCTGTGGTCCTTGTTTCGGATGGAGAGCCTAACGATGATTGGAAAGATGCCATGCAGGCTTTTATTGGTTCGGGTCGTAGCTCGAAGTGTGAACGCTTTGCCATGGCTATTGGGACTACAGAGGCAGACGACGTTCTGAACAAGTTCCTCAGCGGCACGGAAAACAAGGTGTTCCGCGCAGATCAGGCAACGCAGATTCGTGACTTTTTCAAGTTTGTGACGATGAGCGTTTCTGTCCGCAGCCGTTCGCAGAATCCCAATGCTCTTCTGCCTGCTGCAAGTAATACGCCTGCACGTTTGGAAGACTTGGCTAAAGAATTCGGTTTAGATCTGTAA
- a CDS encoding protein kinase, translated as MQNADENVFPLCDSEGNTVEIRSVLDSYGCSHDIAKVLGQGGQGVVCLTRNPEIVIKFALDSKGRLICRDKNKETFLKNDAAFKAIMQKPFPERLHLAYPMARLVDYSGYVMRLMGDMTGFSDLVPLDEKAIGKMSEDGGHRRRFELLAKLAALLAKMHGVGMVYCDLSPNNVFVTKDPKFTTQNVWLIDADNVFIPGEDSEKLVYTPRYAAPELLEGKSCSINSDVYSFATLAFETLAALHPFAGKMAKVGGFEDDWDVTAKDAKKEDEQKQVDIDPQYSGKIPWVEDFSDVSNHTDDGLPRQNFLTDETFTLFNMTFSEEGRENPKIRPTSVLWARAFAHSQAQSVRCPDCGMSFVYDESAKNCPWCDKKHPPILLLKDENGKVVFAHELEFCEDNSGSEFPLPEHVFMPFDVNTFYRGVFKVRTVNYNGRGIEFSLQLQFVDNCDFFMGVNGKEEKISGRYILQIRKGETYALKCVGRNEWSRTLSVEIVGKC; from the coding sequence ATGCAAAATGCTGATGAAAATGTTTTTCCCTTGTGTGATAGTGAAGGGAATACTGTAGAAATTAGAAGTGTGCTGGATTCTTATGGTTGCTCGCACGATATCGCTAAAGTTCTAGGTCAAGGAGGGCAAGGTGTTGTTTGCCTTACTCGCAATCCTGAGATTGTTATAAAGTTTGCACTTGATTCCAAAGGTCGTCTTATCTGTAGGGACAAAAATAAGGAAACTTTCTTAAAAAATGATGCAGCCTTTAAGGCGATTATGCAAAAACCATTTCCGGAAAGGCTTCATTTGGCTTATCCGATGGCTCGCCTTGTAGATTATTCTGGCTATGTGATGCGTCTTATGGGTGATATGACGGGTTTTTCTGACCTTGTTCCTTTGGATGAAAAAGCGATTGGAAAAATGTCTGAAGATGGTGGACACCGTAGGCGTTTTGAACTGCTTGCGAAACTTGCGGCTTTGTTGGCTAAAATGCATGGTGTAGGGATGGTCTATTGCGATTTGTCTCCGAATAATGTGTTTGTGACAAAAGATCCTAAGTTTACAACTCAGAATGTTTGGCTTATTGATGCAGACAATGTTTTTATTCCTGGTGAGGATTCTGAGAAATTGGTATATACGCCTCGCTATGCGGCTCCGGAATTACTTGAGGGGAAAAGCTGTAGTATAAATAGCGATGTGTATTCCTTTGCTACGTTAGCCTTTGAAACTCTTGCTGCTCTCCATCCGTTTGCAGGAAAAATGGCCAAGGTTGGAGGTTTTGAAGACGATTGGGATGTAACCGCTAAAGATGCGAAAAAAGAAGATGAACAAAAGCAAGTTGATATAGATCCACAATATTCTGGCAAAATTCCTTGGGTTGAAGATTTTAGCGATGTTTCTAACCATACAGATGATGGTTTGCCTAGGCAGAATTTCTTGACTGACGAGACTTTCACTTTGTTCAACATGACTTTCTCAGAAGAAGGTCGTGAAAACCCGAAAATTCGACCTACGTCGGTTCTTTGGGCAAGAGCGTTTGCCCATTCGCAGGCACAAAGCGTGCGTTGTCCCGATTGTGGCATGAGCTTTGTGTATGATGAATCTGCAAAAAATTGTCCTTGGTGTGATAAAAAGCATCCTCCGATTTTGCTGTTGAAAGATGAAAATGGCAAGGTTGTCTTTGCTCATGAATTGGAATTTTGTGAAGATAATTCTGGTTCTGAATTTCCTTTGCCAGAACATGTGTTTATGCCGTTTGATGTAAACACTTTTTATCGTGGAGTCTTTAAAGTACGTACTGTAAATTATAATGGCAGAGGTATCGAGTTTTCTTTGCAATTGCAGTTTGTGGATAATTGTGACTTTTTTATGGGTGTAAATGGAAAAGAAGAAAAAATTTCGGGTCGTTACATTCTTCAGATAAGGAAGGGCGAAACGTATGCCTTAAAATGTGTTGGACGCAACGAATGGTCTCGTACTCTTTCTGTTGAAATTGTGGGGAAGTGCTGA